One genomic segment of Panulirus ornatus isolate Po-2019 chromosome 3, ASM3632096v1, whole genome shotgun sequence includes these proteins:
- the LOC139759891 gene encoding uncharacterized protein: protein MSRVDLTPKRTDQFFSCFHPQGKFCSHFRKRDHWGNSRRLLCVGEGQRLVMCASGERGSSPAVLLGYISRRSPEADTSPHRRSLLNMKATLALTALFLVVASAHPLYDSTLGQNLVPVLVKVDTTPEQYPTLVLLDLYPSLEEDLQLDQYPVIDQDQELPLHSDEDAVVHERRKRQTIVSGGFNTERLGGGARRDSAKLNIGRNFNKHTVTGGVTYDRTKIPGFGSEKNFGANVGYEFKPNKNTAFSIGAQHNQGQWWKVHELRCWLFAPVWPEVEIHK from the exons ATGTCTCGGGTAGACTTAACGCCCAAAAGGACCGATCAATTCTTCTCTTGCTTTCATCCACAGGGAAAATTTTGCTCCCACTTTAGGAAAAGAGATCACTGGGGAAACTCACGAAGATTGTTGTGTGTAGGTGAAGGACAGCGACTGGTCATGTGTGCATCTGGTGAACGGGGAAGTTCTCCAGCAGTTTTGCTGGGCTATATATCCCGCAGATCACCAGAGGCTGACACCAGTCCTCACAGACGCTCACTCCTCAACATGAAGGCGACACTTGCTCTCACCGCGCTCTTCCTTGTGGTGGCGTCAGCTCACCCCCTGTATGACTCCACACTGGGACAAAACCTTGTACCAGTACTGGTGAAGGTGGACACTACACCAGAACAGTACCCCACACTGGTACTGCTGGACTTGTACCCATCACTGGAGGAAGACCTACAGTTGGACCAGTACCCAGTAATAGACCAGGACCAGGAGCTGCCACTACACTCTGACGAAGACGCCGTCGTTCATGAGCGAAGAAAGCGACAGACGATTGTCTCTGGCGGCTTCAACACCGAGAGGCTTGGCGGAGG CGCCCGGCGTGACAGTGCAAAATTGAACATTGGTCGCAATTTCAACAAACACACAGTCACCGGTGGCGTCACATATGACCGTACCAAGATTCCGGG CTTTGGGTCAGAGAAGAACTTTGGTGCTAATGTAGGCTACGAGTTCAAACCCAACAAGAACACCGCTTTCAGCATCGGTGCCCAACACAACCAGGGGCAGTGGTGGAAG